GCCTTGCCCCCCATGGATTTGCTCGATTACGATGTGAATTTCAAAAGTCATCCCCCGGCGTTCTTTACTCAAAAAGCCATGGAGCTTGAAAAGGCGGCCTTGTCTTATCACCCTCTCATTAAACATGTGCGGGGCGCCTCGGCCTCCGCCACATTGACTGAAATTTGTTTGGCGAACTCTTTGGGCTTGGAGCTGAATCATCAAAAGACGCTTTCCATTCTTTCGCTGATGGCCGTCGCGGAAGAAGGGGACGAAGCAGAATCGGCGTATGAGTTTGGTTTTAGTCCCTTCGTTGAAAAACTGGATCCTTCAAATATTGGTGAAAAAGCGGCAAAAAAAGCGGCGGCGTATTTGGGAGGGCAGGAGGGAAAAAATTATCAGGGTCCAGCCTTGTTGGATTCTTCTGTCGTCTCGGATATTTTTGATGTACTGGCCCCCAGTTTTTATGCAGATCACGTCTTTAAAAAGCAATCGATGCTTGTCGACAAGCAAAACCAGCAAGTGTTTTCCCCTCTTTTAACACTTCTGGATAATCCCCTGCTTACTTCTGGGGCAGGCTCTTTTCCTTTCGATGCAGAAGGGGTTTTGGGTTCTGAAAAAAAATTACTCCGGCAGGGAATTGTGCAAGACTTTCTTGCCGATAAAGAATATCAGCGGAGAATGGGTTTGAAGGCAGCGGGATCCAGTCATCGGGACAGCTATAAAAAATTACCCCATCTGAATTATTCGAATCTCTATTTGGAAAAAGGGGAATTGAACTTTGAAAAATTACTTAAAAAAATGGAAAAAGGCGTTTATATAACAGAATTAATAGGCATGCACACCGCCAACGCTGTTTCTGGAGATTTTTCGGTGGGGGCCCAGGGTTTTTGGGTAGAGAAGGGGGAGATTGCCTATCCCCTCAAGCAAATGGCTATTTCTGGAAACTTGAAAAGGATGTTGGGCTCTATAGAAGCTGTTGGAAATGATCTGAGATTTTATTTTAGATTGGGAACCCCGTCTATTTTGCTTTCTCATTTAGATGTTGCTGGTGCTTGAGTGTTGAATTTTTTCTCCCTCTCCCTTGACGGGAGAGGGCAGGGAGAGGGTGATAGATTGAAAAGTACCTTATTTTAATCACTTTGAAATATAAGGGAAATTCATTATACCCCCTCTCCCCAACCCTCCCCCTCCGAGGGGGGAGGGAGTTCGAACTTAAATATTGAGTAACGTAATTTACTTAGCTTGAGTTATTACTATTTTTTCGGGAGAATCAGTGGATATGAAAGTGAAATCTTACGGCCTATCTAATGTTGGAATGAAACGCTCCCAAAATGAGGACAGCTATTTGGTGAACGACGACTTATCTTTGTATGTGGTTGCTGATGGAATGGGTGGACATTTGGGAGGCGAATTTGCTTCCCGATTAACGGTATCCACTATCGAAGAAGTCATCTCTCGGCTTTCCAATCCGGAGGCAACTCAAATTCATGGGGTCAATGGAGAAGCTAATGTCTACGGGGAGCGACTTCGCTTTGCCATTAGTGAGGCCAGTAAACGTGTTTTTGAGCAGGCTCAGTACGATGAAACCCTAAAAGGGATGGGCACCACCACCGTTGCTATCCTTTTGGATAGAAAAAACGCCTATGTGGCTAATGTGGGAGATTCACGTGCCTACTTGGTTCGAGATCATGAAATCGAACAAATCACCGAAGACCATTCCCTGGTTTCCGAACAAATTAAAGCAGGCCTCATTAACCCCGAGGACGCCCGGGGGCATCGCTTTAAGAATATCATCACTCGATCCGTGGGGTATCAAGAAGAGGTGCAGAGCGATTTGGTGGTAGAGGCGCTTCAGGTGGGAGATAGGATTTTGCTTTGTTCCGATGGGCTCTCCAATATGCTTGAGGATGACGATTTACTCGACATTATCGGGCAATGCCCTCTTAAAGAAGCCTGTGAAAAACTGATTTTACTTGCCAATCAACGTGGGGGGGATGACAACATTACCGCTGTTATTATAGAAGTATTAGATTCCTAATTTGGTAACAACCACTCGATAAACAACAAATATATAGAATATATGCATGAGGGCTTCTGTCTGCCTTAGGGCTTGACGAGCCCTCTCTTTTTTTGATATCGGCGTTTAGCCGAAGAAAACCTAGCAACTTAATTTGTATTGCTGCCGAGAATTAGGAAGAGAGGGATTTATGAGCCAGTACAGCATCTTGGTGATTCCTGAGAATCATTTAGAATCGAAGCGGTTTCAGCTGAGTAAGTCGAGCATCCACCTAGGGATCAGCTTTGCTGCTTTATTTCTTATTTTTTTCACCTTCATGACTTGGGGATTTATCCATTACCGCAGTCTCGCGAAGAATGTTGCAACGTTGAGCGGGGGCGAAGAACGTTATC
The nucleotide sequence above comes from Deltaproteobacteria bacterium. Encoded proteins:
- a CDS encoding TldD/PmbA family protein, whose product is MSNTNFKNIFKKIKNKFHSHPKVEFELFYVYEHNLEIEVKDQKLDTFESADTYGLGLRVLKEGQLGFSYTSDFGEASLQRCVDSALQILPYAAKNESLYFQTAYALPPMDLLDYDVNFKSHPPAFFTQKAMELEKAALSYHPLIKHVRGASASATLTEICLANSLGLELNHQKTLSILSLMAVAEEGDEAESAYEFGFSPFVEKLDPSNIGEKAAKKAAAYLGGQEGKNYQGPALLDSSVVSDIFDVLAPSFYADHVFKKQSMLVDKQNQQVFSPLLTLLDNPLLTSGAGSFPFDAEGVLGSEKKLLRQGIVQDFLADKEYQRRMGLKAAGSSHRDSYKKLPHLNYSNLYLEKGELNFEKLLKKMEKGVYITELIGMHTANAVSGDFSVGAQGFWVEKGEIAYPLKQMAISGNLKRMLGSIEAVGNDLRFYFRLGTPSILLSHLDVAGA
- a CDS encoding Stp1/IreP family PP2C-type Ser/Thr phosphatase codes for the protein MKVKSYGLSNVGMKRSQNEDSYLVNDDLSLYVVADGMGGHLGGEFASRLTVSTIEEVISRLSNPEATQIHGVNGEANVYGERLRFAISEASKRVFEQAQYDETLKGMGTTTVAILLDRKNAYVANVGDSRAYLVRDHEIEQITEDHSLVSEQIKAGLINPEDARGHRFKNIITRSVGYQEEVQSDLVVEALQVGDRILLCSDGLSNMLEDDDLLDIIGQCPLKEACEKLILLANQRGGDDNITAVIIEVLDS